A region of Piscinibacter gummiphilus DNA encodes the following proteins:
- a CDS encoding FAD-binding oxidoreductase: protein MSPADPSRRRLLVQALATAGVVSLPPVPAAAAMPEVANVTGLYTVTVARIEVPPTVEALRNAVRAWPGRIGIGGGRYSMGGQVAIEGGLHIDMRMLDRLVWLRRKDKVVRVQAGMRWRDLQDQLDPLDLAVHTMQSYANFTVGGSVSVNAHGRYVGHGPIANSVRALRLVLADGSVRDVDRERDPELFRAAIGGYGAVGVIVEVELDLADNVRIERVVTQATLAEYPAHFDAAVRGDPATVLHNADLLPPAFDRAVGVSWRRTDKPLTRTARLVPRDGSYGLEQNVLWAVTELPGGAKVRRDVIHPRLLRPPVVQWLNHEASLDVAELEPRTRAMSTYVLQEYFVPRRHFASFAAQLGEVLRRHGVEAVNVSVRHSPADTVSLLPWAKEEVFSFVLFHKQRTWASAREAVGVWTRELVDIAIAHEGRWYLPYQLHATRAQFERAYPEVAALRRVKAQVDPAGRFSNALWAKYL, encoded by the coding sequence ATGTCCCCCGCCGACCCGTCCCGCCGCCGCCTGCTCGTGCAGGCCCTCGCCACCGCCGGCGTGGTGTCGCTGCCGCCCGTCCCGGCCGCCGCCGCGATGCCGGAGGTGGCGAACGTCACCGGGCTCTACACGGTCACGGTCGCCCGCATCGAGGTCCCGCCCACGGTGGAGGCGCTGCGCAACGCGGTGCGGGCCTGGCCCGGGCGCATCGGCATCGGCGGCGGCCGCTACAGCATGGGCGGGCAGGTGGCCATCGAGGGCGGGCTGCACATCGACATGCGGATGCTCGACCGCCTCGTGTGGCTGCGCCGCAAGGACAAGGTGGTGCGCGTGCAGGCCGGCATGCGCTGGCGCGACCTGCAGGACCAGCTCGACCCGCTGGACCTGGCGGTGCACACCATGCAGAGCTACGCCAACTTCACGGTGGGCGGGTCGGTGTCCGTGAATGCGCACGGCCGCTACGTGGGCCACGGCCCCATCGCCAACAGCGTGCGGGCTCTGCGGCTGGTGCTGGCCGACGGCTCCGTGCGCGACGTCGACCGCGAGCGCGACCCCGAATTGTTCCGCGCGGCCATCGGCGGCTACGGTGCGGTGGGCGTGATCGTGGAGGTCGAACTCGACCTCGCCGACAACGTGCGCATCGAACGGGTGGTCACGCAGGCGACGCTGGCCGAATACCCGGCGCACTTCGACGCGGCCGTGCGGGGCGACCCCGCCACCGTGCTGCACAACGCCGACCTGCTGCCGCCCGCCTTCGATCGCGCGGTGGGCGTGTCGTGGCGCCGCACCGACAAGCCGCTCACGCGGACGGCGCGCCTCGTGCCGCGCGACGGCTCCTACGGCCTCGAGCAGAACGTGCTGTGGGCGGTCACCGAACTGCCCGGCGGCGCCAAGGTGCGGCGCGACGTGATCCACCCGCGGCTGCTGCGGCCGCCGGTGGTGCAGTGGCTGAACCACGAGGCGAGCCTCGACGTGGCCGAGCTGGAGCCGCGCACGCGGGCGATGTCGACGTACGTGCTGCAGGAATACTTCGTGCCGCGCCGCCATTTCGCCTCGTTCGCGGCGCAGCTGGGCGAGGTGCTGCGCCGGCACGGCGTGGAGGCGGTCAACGTGTCGGTGCGGCACTCGCCGGCGGACACCGTCTCCCTGCTGCCGTGGGCGAAGGAGGAGGTGTTCTCCTTCGTGCTGTTCCACAAGCAGCGCACGTGGGCCTCGGCCCGCGAGGCCGTGGGCGTGTGGACGCGGGAACTCGTCGACATCGCCATCGCCCACGAGGGGCGCTGGTACCTCCCGTACCAGCTGCACGCCACGCGCGCCCAGTTCGAGCGCGCGTACCCCGAGGTGGCGGCCCTGCGCCGGGTGAAGGCGCAGGTGGACCCGGCCGGGCGTTTCTCCAACGCCCTGTGGGCGAAGTACCTCTGA
- a CDS encoding SLAC1 anion channel family protein: MTPLAVPPAATLAPATTGSIRHLPVNLFASVMSLAGLALAWRLGAGTFGLPAVVGDTVGVLAVAVFVVLGTAYALKALRHPDAVAAEFNHPVAGNFFGTIAISLLLLGPVVSPWSAAAGHAVWTAGVVAAFAIVFTAVSRLLQGGRAPDLALPAWLIAGVGALDIPVTGATMPMPWAGEVNLAAAGIGAVLAVLMLAAIFARLVFHAPLPPALRPSQMILVAPFALGFLAYVNLAGEVDRFASLLFYAALFFFAVASVKVFRDPAPFAPGWWAIGFPIAALSNAALRYAGAHPSTPLTWIAGALLALLAAVVAVLAVRTALFTARGRLLAG; encoded by the coding sequence ATGACCCCGCTCGCCGTCCCGCCTGCAGCCACCCTCGCCCCCGCCACCACCGGCTCCATCCGGCACCTGCCCGTCAACCTCTTCGCCTCGGTGATGAGCCTGGCCGGGCTCGCCCTCGCCTGGCGGCTGGGCGCCGGCACGTTCGGCCTGCCGGCCGTCGTGGGTGACACCGTGGGCGTGCTCGCGGTCGCCGTCTTCGTGGTGCTCGGCACGGCCTACGCCCTGAAGGCGTTGCGCCACCCGGACGCCGTCGCCGCGGAGTTCAACCATCCCGTCGCCGGCAACTTCTTCGGCACGATCGCGATCTCGCTGCTGCTGCTGGGCCCCGTCGTCTCGCCCTGGTCGGCCGCCGCCGGGCACGCCGTGTGGACGGCCGGCGTGGTGGCCGCATTCGCGATCGTCTTCACGGCCGTGTCGCGCCTGCTGCAGGGCGGCCGTGCACCGGACCTGGCCCTGCCCGCCTGGCTGATCGCGGGCGTGGGTGCGCTCGACATCCCGGTCACGGGTGCCACGATGCCCATGCCCTGGGCGGGCGAGGTCAACCTCGCCGCCGCCGGCATCGGCGCGGTGCTGGCCGTGCTGATGCTCGCCGCGATCTTCGCGCGACTGGTCTTCCACGCGCCGCTGCCGCCCGCGTTGCGCCCGTCGCAGATGATCCTCGTGGCGCCGTTCGCGCTGGGGTTCCTCGCGTACGTCAACCTCGCGGGCGAGGTCGACCGCTTCGCGTCGCTGCTGTTCTACGCCGCACTGTTCTTCTTCGCGGTCGCCTCGGTCAAGGTGTTCCGCGACCCGGCGCCGTTCGCACCGGGCTGGTGGGCCATCGGCTTCCCCATCGCGGCGCTGTCGAACGCGGCACTGCGGTATGCCGGGGCCCATCCGTCGACGCCGCTCACGTGGATCGCCGGCGCCCTGCTCGCCCTCCTCGCCGCCGTGGTCGCGGTGCTGGCGGTGCGCACCGCGCTGTTCACGGCCCGGGGCCGGCTGCTGGCCGGCTGA
- a CDS encoding GlxA family transcriptional regulator, giving the protein MQVAILAFPRAQVLDVAGPADVFITAGYLLGNPRAYRVSIVSVDEPVVKCLGGVKLVADHTLATHRGRIDTLLVAGGPDVDGLKGDDTVQDWLRRQARSVRRLGSVCTGTFSLAAAGLLEGRRVTTHWRWADRLASQVPSATVEPDHIHIRDGALYTSAGVTAGMDLALAMVEEDHGQEVALAVARELVMFVKRPGGQSQFSAHVVAPAAERSAIREVQDHVFATLRGDLGVPALAAVARMSERNFARVFREETGVTPAWFVETARIDAARRLAETSPMPLKRLAGEVGYANVEAFRKAFVRRVGVTPSAYRARFAGGPSGAS; this is encoded by the coding sequence ATGCAGGTCGCCATCCTCGCCTTCCCTCGCGCCCAGGTCCTCGACGTGGCCGGCCCGGCCGACGTGTTCATCACGGCGGGGTACCTGCTGGGCAATCCCCGGGCCTACCGCGTGTCGATCGTGTCGGTGGACGAGCCCGTGGTGAAGTGCCTCGGGGGCGTGAAGCTGGTCGCCGACCACACCCTGGCCACGCACCGGGGCCGCATCGACACGCTGCTGGTGGCCGGCGGCCCCGACGTCGACGGGCTGAAGGGCGACGACACGGTGCAGGACTGGCTGCGCCGCCAGGCGCGTTCGGTGCGGCGGCTCGGGTCCGTCTGCACCGGCACGTTCTCGCTCGCGGCCGCCGGGCTGCTCGAAGGCCGGCGCGTCACCACGCACTGGCGCTGGGCCGACCGGCTCGCCTCCCAGGTGCCGTCGGCGACGGTGGAGCCGGACCACATCCACATCCGCGACGGTGCGCTCTACACCTCGGCGGGTGTCACGGCCGGCATGGACCTGGCCCTCGCGATGGTGGAGGAGGACCACGGCCAGGAGGTCGCGCTGGCCGTCGCCCGCGAGCTGGTGATGTTCGTCAAGCGGCCGGGCGGCCAGTCGCAGTTCAGCGCGCACGTCGTGGCGCCGGCCGCGGAGCGGTCGGCGATCCGCGAGGTGCAGGACCACGTCTTCGCCACGCTGCGTGGCGACCTGGGCGTGCCGGCGCTGGCGGCCGTCGCGCGCATGAGCGAGCGCAACTTCGCGCGGGTGTTCCGCGAGGAGACCGGCGTGACCCCGGCGTGGTTCGTGGAGACTGCCCGCATCGATGCGGCGCGGCGGCTGGCCGAGACCTCGCCGATGCCGCTCAAGCGCCTGGCCGGCGAGGTGGGCTATGCGAACGTCGAGGCCTTCCGCAAGGCCTTCGTGCGCCGCGTGGGCGTGACCCCGAGCGCGTATCGGGCCCGTTTCGCCGGCGGCCCTTCCGGGGCGTCCTAA
- a CDS encoding TRAP transporter large permease has product MSMENFAPMMFGGLILIMLIGFPVAFSLSALGLLCAFIAINMGWFQPEFMSALPLNVFGILSNDLLLAIPFFTLMGAVLEKCGLAEDMLDSMGQLFGPVRGGLGYSVIIVGFILGAITGTVAGQVIAMAMISLPVMMRYGYNMRYATGVLAASGTITQIVPPSLVLVVLADQLGKSVGDMYKGAWGPSILQVLIFALYTFLLSRIKPEHVPGVPKEARTLNGWALWRKCLRGIIPSAILIFAVLGSMGGLPGIDTAVATPTEAGAMGAVGALILAALHRRLDWPLMKEAMAGTMRITAMVVFILIGSRVFSLVFQGVDGGIWIEHMLTNLPGGQTGFLIVVNIFIFFLAFFLDFFEIAFIILPMLGPVADKMGINLIWFGVLLCVNMQTSFMHPPFGFALFYLRGISDTLFKNGSLPKRVLSSDIYMGAIPWVMLQLVLVVIVIFVPQTVTMFLDEEVKVDLDKVQIEAPAESDMAPANDNVDDIFKDAAPAAEEPAASAP; this is encoded by the coding sequence ATGAGCATGGAAAACTTCGCCCCGATGATGTTCGGGGGGCTCATCCTGATCATGCTGATCGGGTTCCCCGTGGCGTTCTCGCTGTCGGCCCTGGGCCTGCTGTGCGCCTTCATCGCGATCAACATGGGCTGGTTCCAGCCCGAGTTCATGTCGGCGCTGCCGCTGAACGTGTTCGGCATCCTGTCGAACGACCTGCTGCTCGCCATCCCCTTCTTCACGCTGATGGGCGCCGTGCTCGAGAAGTGCGGCCTCGCGGAAGACATGCTCGACTCCATGGGCCAGCTGTTCGGCCCGGTGCGCGGCGGCCTCGGCTACTCGGTCATCATCGTGGGCTTCATCCTCGGCGCCATCACCGGCACCGTGGCCGGCCAGGTGATCGCGATGGCGATGATCTCGCTGCCGGTCATGATGCGCTACGGCTACAACATGCGCTACGCCACCGGCGTGCTGGCCGCGTCGGGCACCATCACGCAGATCGTGCCGCCGTCGCTCGTGCTGGTGGTGCTGGCCGACCAGCTCGGCAAGAGCGTGGGCGACATGTACAAGGGCGCCTGGGGCCCGTCGATCCTGCAGGTGCTGATCTTCGCGCTCTACACGTTCCTGCTGAGCCGCATCAAGCCCGAGCACGTGCCGGGCGTGCCGAAGGAAGCGCGCACGCTGAACGGCTGGGCCCTGTGGCGCAAGTGCCTGCGCGGCATCATCCCGTCGGCCATCCTGATCTTCGCCGTGCTGGGCAGCATGGGCGGCCTGCCGGGCATCGACACCGCCGTGGCCACGCCCACCGAAGCCGGCGCCATGGGTGCCGTGGGCGCGCTGATCCTCGCCGCGCTGCACCGCCGCCTCGACTGGCCGCTGATGAAGGAAGCCATGGCCGGCACGATGCGCATCACCGCGATGGTGGTGTTCATCCTGATCGGCTCGCGCGTGTTCTCGCTCGTGTTCCAAGGTGTGGACGGAGGCATCTGGATCGAGCACATGCTGACGAACCTGCCGGGCGGCCAGACCGGCTTCCTCATCGTCGTCAACATCTTCATCTTCTTCCTGGCGTTCTTCCTCGACTTCTTCGAGATCGCCTTCATCATCCTGCCGATGCTGGGCCCCGTCGCCGACAAGATGGGCATCAACCTGATCTGGTTCGGCGTGCTGCTGTGCGTCAACATGCAGACGAGCTTCATGCACCCGCCGTTCGGCTTCGCGCTGTTCTACCTGCGCGGCATCTCGGACACGCTCTTCAAGAACGGCTCGCTGCCGAAGCGGGTGCTCTCGTCCGACATCTACATGGGCGCGATCCCGTGGGTGATGCTGCAGCTGGTGCTCGTCGTCATCGTGATCTTCGTGCCGCAGACCGTCACGATGTTCCTCGACGAGGAGGTGAAGGTCGACCTCGACAAGGTCCAGATCGAGGCCCCGGCCGAGTCCGACATGGCCCCCGCCAACGACAACGTGGACGACATCTTCAAGGACGCAGCCCCCGCGGCCGAGGAACCCGCGGCCTCCGCCCCGTGA
- a CDS encoding TRAP transporter small permease subunit: protein MKALLALTRGIDWLTHKFGWIAAVAVIASCFISSGNAVIRFIFSNSSNAWLEIQWYLFAACVMLGAAHVLKVNEHVRVDVFYGRFGGRGKVLIDLFGLVFFLMPTMGVMLWLSWPYFLGMFHSGEMSGNAGGLIRWPAVLMLPVGFGLVILQGISEIIKRIGWLMNVYDMDIHYERPLQ, encoded by the coding sequence ATGAAAGCCTTGCTCGCCCTCACCCGCGGCATCGACTGGCTGACCCACAAGTTCGGCTGGATCGCCGCCGTCGCGGTCATCGCGTCCTGTTTCATCAGTTCAGGCAACGCCGTCATCCGCTTCATCTTCAGCAACAGCTCCAACGCCTGGCTCGAGATCCAGTGGTACCTGTTCGCGGCGTGCGTGATGCTCGGCGCCGCGCACGTGCTGAAGGTCAACGAACACGTGCGGGTCGACGTCTTCTACGGGCGCTTCGGCGGCCGCGGCAAGGTGCTCATCGACCTCTTCGGGCTCGTCTTCTTCCTGATGCCCACGATGGGCGTGATGCTCTGGCTCTCGTGGCCCTACTTCCTCGGCATGTTCCATTCGGGTGAGATGTCGGGCAACGCCGGCGGCCTGATCCGCTGGCCGGCCGTGCTCATGCTGCCCGTCGGCTTCGGGCTCGTGATCCTGCAAGGCATCTCCGAGATCATCAAGCGCATCGGCTGGCTGATGAACGTCTACGACATGGACATCCACTACGAGCGCCCCCTCCAATGA
- a CDS encoding TIGR01244 family sulfur transferase: MTTPNVQRLSETVCAAGQLDPAAMAWAAANGFKSVINNRPDFEHGPDQPTSASIAEAAQAAGLQYAFLPVAGGYQSPEEIAKFAELLDTLPRPILAFCRSGARVGKLFQAASALKAQ; the protein is encoded by the coding sequence ATGACCACCCCCAACGTCCAGCGCCTGAGCGAGACCGTGTGCGCCGCAGGCCAGCTCGACCCGGCCGCCATGGCCTGGGCCGCTGCCAACGGCTTCAAGAGTGTCATCAACAACCGGCCCGACTTCGAGCACGGCCCCGACCAGCCCACCAGCGCGTCCATCGCCGAGGCCGCGCAGGCCGCCGGCCTGCAGTACGCCTTCCTGCCGGTGGCGGGCGGCTACCAGTCGCCGGAGGAGATCGCGAAGTTCGCCGAGCTCCTCGACACACTGCCCCGCCCCATCCTCGCGTTCTGCCGCAGCGGCGCGCGTGTCGGCAAGCTGTTCCAGGCGGCGTCGGCGCTGAAGGCGCAATAG
- a CDS encoding GatB/YqeY domain-containing protein, with amino-acid sequence MSTLKDKINDDMKTAMRAKDSARLLTIRGLLAALKQKEVDERVELDDVAVIAIVDKLVKQRKDSIAQFTTGGRQDLVDKETAELAVLEAYLPQRMSAEEVAAAVGKIVADLGASGPGDMGKVMGAVKAQLAGKADMGQVSAAVKAALAPR; translated from the coding sequence ATGAGCACGCTGAAAGACAAGATCAACGACGACATGAAGACCGCCATGCGCGCCAAGGATTCGGCGCGCCTGCTGACCATCCGCGGCCTGCTCGCGGCGCTGAAGCAGAAGGAAGTCGACGAACGTGTCGAACTCGACGACGTGGCCGTGATCGCCATCGTCGACAAGCTCGTCAAGCAGCGCAAGGACTCCATCGCCCAGTTCACCACCGGCGGCCGCCAGGACCTGGTCGACAAGGAAACCGCCGAACTCGCCGTGCTCGAGGCCTACCTGCCCCAGCGCATGAGCGCCGAGGAAGTGGCCGCGGCCGTGGGCAAGATCGTCGCCGACCTGGGCGCTTCGGGCCCCGGCGACATGGGCAAGGTGATGGGCGCCGTGAAGGCGCAGCTCGCCGGCAAGGCCGACATGGGCCAGGTGTCCGCCGCCGTGAAGGCCGCGCTCGCCCCCCGCTGA
- the rpsU gene encoding 30S ribosomal protein S21, protein MTSIRVKENEPFDVALRRFKRTIEKLGLLTDLRAREFYEKPTAERKRKKAAAVKRHFKRIRSMQLPKRLY, encoded by the coding sequence ATGACTTCGATTCGCGTTAAAGAGAACGAGCCCTTCGACGTGGCCCTGCGCCGCTTCAAGCGCACGATTGAAAAGCTGGGCCTGCTGACTGACCTCCGCGCCCGCGAGTTCTACGAAAAGCCCACCGCCGAGCGCAAGCGCAAGAAAGCGGCCGCGGTGAAGCGCCACTTCAAGCGCATCCGCAGCATGCAGCTGCCGAAGCGCCTGTACTGA
- the argG gene encoding argininosuccinate synthase yields MATILQQLPTGQKVGIAFSGGLDTSAALHWMRNKGAVPYAYTANLGQPDEPDYDEIPRKALQYGAEKARLIDCRAQLVAEGIAALQAGAFHISTAGVTYFNTTPIGRAVTGTMLVAAMKEDDVNIWGDGSTFKGNDIERFYRYGLLANPGLKIYKPWLDQLFIDELGGRAEMSAFMTKAGFGYKMSAEKAYSTDSNLLGATHEAKDLEHLNSGIQIVQPIMGVAFWRDDVEVKRETVTVRFEEGQPVALNGQTFANPVELLLEANRIGGRHGLGMSDQIENRIIEAKSRGIYEAPGLALLFIAYERLVTGIHNEDTIEQYRDNGRRLGRLLYQGRWFDPQAIMLRETAQRWVARAITGEVTIELRRGNDYSILNTVSSNLTYKPERLTMEKGESTFSPADRIGQLTMRNLDITDTREKLEIFAKVGLLSPGTGTDMPRLGGEK; encoded by the coding sequence ATGGCAACCATTCTTCAGCAACTGCCCACCGGCCAGAAGGTCGGCATCGCGTTCTCCGGCGGTCTCGACACCAGCGCGGCGCTCCACTGGATGCGCAACAAGGGCGCCGTCCCCTACGCCTACACGGCCAACCTCGGCCAGCCCGACGAACCCGACTACGACGAGATTCCCCGCAAAGCGCTGCAGTACGGCGCCGAGAAGGCCCGCCTGATCGACTGCCGCGCCCAGCTGGTCGCCGAAGGCATCGCCGCGCTGCAGGCCGGCGCCTTCCACATCTCCACCGCCGGCGTCACGTACTTCAACACCACGCCCATCGGCCGCGCCGTCACCGGCACCATGCTCGTCGCCGCCATGAAGGAAGACGACGTCAACATCTGGGGCGACGGCAGCACCTTCAAGGGCAACGACATCGAGCGGTTCTACCGCTACGGCCTGCTCGCCAACCCGGGCCTGAAGATCTACAAGCCGTGGCTCGACCAGCTGTTCATCGACGAACTGGGCGGCCGCGCCGAGATGTCGGCGTTCATGACCAAGGCCGGCTTCGGCTACAAGATGTCGGCCGAGAAGGCCTACTCCACCGACTCGAACCTGCTGGGCGCCACCCACGAGGCGAAGGACCTGGAGCACCTGAACAGCGGCATCCAGATCGTGCAGCCCATCATGGGCGTGGCCTTCTGGCGCGACGACGTCGAGGTCAAGCGCGAGACGGTCACCGTGCGCTTCGAGGAAGGCCAGCCGGTCGCCCTGAACGGCCAGACCTTCGCGAACCCGGTCGAACTGCTGCTGGAAGCCAACCGCATCGGCGGCCGCCACGGCCTCGGCATGAGCGACCAGATCGAGAACCGCATCATCGAGGCCAAGAGCCGCGGCATCTACGAGGCCCCGGGCCTCGCGCTGCTGTTCATCGCCTACGAGCGCCTCGTGACCGGCATCCACAACGAGGACACCATCGAACAGTACCGCGACAACGGCCGCCGCCTCGGCCGCCTGCTGTACCAGGGCCGCTGGTTCGACCCGCAGGCCATCATGCTGCGCGAGACCGCCCAGCGCTGGGTGGCCCGTGCCATCACCGGCGAGGTGACCATCGAACTGCGCCGCGGCAACGACTACTCGATCCTGAACACCGTCTCGTCGAACCTCACGTACAAGCCCGAGCGCCTGACGATGGAAAAGGGCGAGTCCACGTTCTCGCCGGCCGACCGCATCGGCCAGCTGACCATGCGCAACCTCGACATCACCGACACCCGCGAAAAGCTGGAAATCTTCGCCAAGGTGGGCCTGCTGTCCCCGGGCACGGGCACCGACATGCCCCGCCTCGGCGGCGAGAAGTAA
- a CDS encoding BaiN/RdsA family NAD(P)/FAD-dependent oxidoreductase encodes MSPYDAVVIGAGAAGLFCAGIAGQLGARVLLIDHSPKVGEKIRISGGGRCNFTNRDAGPANFLSDNPHFCRSALARYTPQDFIALVQRHRIAWHEKHKGQLFCDESAEDIIAMLLRECEQGNVTRWQPCAVAGVRQSGDGFEVDTDRGPVRSRRVVVATGGLPVPKIGATDFGLRLAREFGLRTTDTRPALVPLTFDAADWAPFVPLAGLSLPVNITSGDGEFLEDLLFTHRGLSGPAVLQISSFWRGGTPITIDLAPGVDLADVLKAAKGTSRRKVANELPQHLPARLAEAWLAGRPLAERPIADTRDKDLQDLAASLQAWSLVPNGTEGYRKAEVMAGGVDTKGLSSQTMESRAVPGLYFIGEVVDVTGWLGGYNFQWAWASAAACGRAIGGNSA; translated from the coding sequence ATGTCGCCCTACGACGCCGTCGTCATCGGCGCCGGCGCCGCCGGCCTCTTCTGCGCCGGCATCGCCGGCCAGCTCGGTGCGCGCGTGCTGCTCATCGACCATTCGCCGAAGGTGGGCGAGAAGATCCGCATCTCGGGTGGCGGCCGCTGCAACTTCACGAACCGCGACGCGGGGCCGGCCAACTTCCTGTCCGACAACCCGCATTTCTGCCGCTCGGCGCTCGCGCGCTACACGCCGCAGGACTTCATCGCACTCGTGCAGCGCCACCGCATCGCATGGCACGAGAAGCACAAGGGACAGCTCTTCTGCGACGAGTCCGCCGAGGACATCATCGCGATGCTGTTGCGCGAGTGCGAACAGGGCAACGTGACCCGCTGGCAGCCGTGTGCCGTCGCGGGCGTGCGCCAGAGCGGCGACGGCTTCGAGGTCGACACCGACCGCGGCCCGGTGCGTTCGAGGCGGGTCGTCGTCGCCACCGGCGGCCTGCCCGTCCCGAAGATCGGCGCCACCGACTTCGGCCTGCGCCTCGCCCGCGAGTTCGGCCTGCGCACCACCGACACCCGCCCCGCCCTCGTGCCGCTCACGTTCGACGCGGCCGACTGGGCACCCTTCGTGCCGCTGGCCGGCCTCTCGCTGCCCGTGAACATCACCAGCGGCGACGGCGAGTTCCTGGAGGACCTGCTCTTCACGCACCGCGGCCTGAGCGGCCCGGCCGTGCTGCAGATCTCGAGCTTCTGGCGCGGCGGCACGCCCATCACGATCGACCTCGCACCGGGTGTCGACCTCGCGGACGTGCTGAAGGCCGCCAAGGGCACGTCGCGCCGCAAGGTCGCCAACGAACTGCCCCAGCACCTGCCCGCGCGCCTCGCCGAGGCCTGGCTCGCCGGCCGGCCGCTCGCCGAACGCCCCATCGCCGACACCCGTGACAAGGACCTGCAGGACCTCGCCGCGAGCCTGCAGGCCTGGTCGCTCGTGCCGAACGGCACCGAGGGCTACCGCAAGGCCGAGGTGATGGCCGGGGGTGTCGACACGAAAGGCCTGTCGTCGCAGACGATGGAAAGCCGCGCCGTGCCGGGGCTGTACTTCATCGGCGAGGTGGTGGACGTGACCGGCTGGCTCGGCGGGTACAACTTCCAGTGGGCCTGGGCCAGTGCCGCGGCCTGCGGCCGGGCGATCGGCGGGAATTCGGCTTAA
- the ybiB gene encoding DNA-binding protein YbiB gives MSISAYIKEIGRGKDGARPLQEDQAHDLMSQVLDGRVTDLEIGAFAVAMRIKGESTAELSGFLRAATERCIALHAPGPAVVLPSYNGARKLPNLTPLLALLLAQEGVPVLVHGMPEDPTRVTTASIFHDLGLPESMTADDAAQAWARREPVYMRTDRLCPPLARLLDARWTIGLRNSGHTIAKLLDPFPAASAVRIVNFTHPEYLQMHTAFLQHIGANAVLMRGTEGEPVADPRRLPKLDVFIGGEPRADLSLGLQDGVLRELPVLPRTCDAPTTALYIQSVLSGEKPAPAPIVQQVACLQQALAAMRRHAGLAA, from the coding sequence ATGAGCATCAGCGCATACATCAAGGAGATCGGCCGCGGCAAGGATGGCGCGCGGCCGCTCCAGGAAGACCAAGCCCACGACCTCATGAGCCAGGTGCTCGATGGCCGGGTGACCGACCTCGAGATCGGCGCGTTCGCGGTGGCGATGCGCATCAAGGGTGAATCCACCGCCGAGCTGTCGGGGTTCCTGAGGGCCGCCACCGAACGCTGCATCGCGCTGCACGCACCCGGCCCCGCCGTGGTGCTGCCGTCGTACAACGGCGCACGCAAGCTGCCCAACCTCACGCCGCTGCTGGCCCTGCTGCTCGCGCAGGAAGGGGTGCCGGTGCTGGTGCACGGCATGCCCGAAGACCCCACGCGCGTCACCACCGCCTCCATCTTCCACGACCTCGGGCTGCCGGAGTCGATGACCGCCGACGACGCGGCCCAGGCCTGGGCGCGCCGCGAGCCGGTCTACATGCGCACGGACCGCCTGTGCCCGCCGCTCGCGCGCCTGCTCGACGCACGCTGGACCATCGGCCTGCGCAACTCGGGCCACACCATCGCGAAGCTGCTCGACCCGTTCCCGGCCGCCTCCGCGGTGCGCATCGTCAACTTCACGCACCCCGAGTACCTGCAGATGCACACGGCCTTCCTGCAGCACATCGGCGCCAACGCGGTGCTGATGCGCGGCACCGAAGGTGAACCCGTGGCGGACCCGCGCCGCCTGCCGAAGCTCGACGTGTTCATCGGCGGCGAGCCGCGCGCCGATCTGTCGCTGGGCCTGCAGGACGGCGTGCTGCGCGAGCTGCCGGTGCTGCCGCGCACGTGCGACGCCCCCACCACCGCGCTCTACATCCAGTCGGTGCTGAGCGGCGAGAAGCCGGCGCCCGCGCCCATCGTGCAGCAGGTGGCGTGTCTGCAGCAGGCACTCGCCGCGATGCGCCGGCACGCGGGCCTCGCCGCCTGA